The Amycolatopsis coloradensis sequence TGACGATGTCGACCTCGACGCCGCGGCGAAGCAGTTCGGGCAGCACCTCGGCGGCGTTGCCGACCACGCCGACGGACAGCGCGCGCTTCTCCTTCTTCGCGGCCTCCACCCGGCGGATCGCGTCGTCGAGGTCGTCGGCGACCTCGTCGAGGTAGCGGGTCTCGACACGGCGGTGGGCGCGCTGCGGGTCGCATTCGATGACGAGGGCGACACCGTCGTTCATCGTGACGGCCAGCGGCTGCGCGCCACCCATGCCGCCGAGACCGGCGGTGACGGTGAGCGTGCCCTTGAGGCTGCCGCCGAAGCGCTTCTTCGCGACGGCGGCGAAAGTCTCGTACGTGCCTTGCAGGATTCCCTGCGTGCCGATGTAGATCCAAGACCCCGCGGTCATCTGGCCGTACATGGTCAGGCCCTGCGCCTCCAGGCGGCGGAACTCGGGCCACGTCGCCCAGTCGCCGACGAGGTTGGAGTTCGCGATGAGCACGCGCGGCGCCCATTCGTGCGTGCGGAACACGCCGACCGGCTTGCCGGACTGGACGAGCAGCGTCTCGTCCGGCTCCAAACCGGTCAGTTCGCGGGTGATCGCGTCGAAGCTGGCCCAGTTGCGGGCGGCCTTGCCGGTGCCGCCGTAGACGACCAGGTCCTCCGGGCGCTCGGCGACCTCGGGGTCGAGGTTGTTGTGGAACATCCGCAGCGCGGCTTCGGTCTGCCAGTTCTTCGCGGTGAGCGTGGTGCCTCGGGCGGCACGGACCGTGCGGGTCATGGGCTCAGACCTCCAGTTGGGCCGCGGCGAGGACGGCACCCGACGCGACGAGTTCTTCGGCGGCGGCGATCTCCGGCGCCAGATGACGGTCGGGGCCGGGGCCCTCGACCTTGGTGCGGACGAGATCCCGGACCCGGCCGGTGACCGGCGACGGGACCAGGGGCGCGCGCATGTCGAGTGCGCGCGCGGCGGTGAGCAGTTCGATGGCGAGGACGGTGTTGAGGCCTTCGACCGCCTTGCGCAGCTTGCGCGCGGCGGACCAGCCCATGGAGACGTGGTCCTCCTGCATGGCGCTGCTCGGGATCGAATCGACCGACGCCGGCACCGCGAGCCGCTTGAGCTCGCTGACCACGGCCGCCTGCGTGTACTGGGCGATCATGTGGCCGGAATCGACGCCGGGATCAAAGGCGAGAAACGGCGGCAGGCCGTGCGAGCGGGCCTTGTCGAGCATGCGGTCCGTGCGGCGCTCGGAGATGCTGGCGACGTCCGCGAGCGGGATGGCGAGGAAGTCGAGCACGTACGCGACCGGGGCGCCGTGGAAGTTGCCGTTCGACTCGACGCGGCCGTCGGACAGCACGACCGGGTTGTCGACCGCGGAGTGAAGCTCACGCTCGGCGACGAGTTCGGCGTGCGTGAGGCTGTCGCGGGCTCCGCCGTGCACCTGGGGCGCGCAGCGGAGGGAGTACGCGTCCTGGACGCGGTTGCAATCCGGGCCGCGGTGGCTCTCGACGATCTTCGAGTCCTGAAGCGCCGTCCACATCCGCTGGGCACTCAGCGCCTGGCCCGGGTGCGGGCGCAGCGCCTGGAGGTCGGCCGCGAAGGCGCGATCGGTGCCGAGGAGCGCTTCGACGCTCATCGCCGCAGTGATGTCGGCGGTGTCGAGAAGCTTGCGAAGGTCGGCCGCGGCCAGCAGGAGCATGCCGAGCATGCCGTCGGTCCCGTTCGTGAGGGCGAGGCCCTCCTTCTCCGCGAGAACGACGGGCTCGATGCCAGCGTGCTTCAGCGCTACGCCCGCCTGGACGACTTCGCCGTTGTACTCGACTTCGCCCTCTCCCATCAGCGCGAGCGCGACAGCGGCGAGAGGCGCGAGGTCACCGGAGCAGCCGAGGGAGCCGTACTCGTGAACGAGCGGGGTGATCCCGGCGTTGAGCAGGGCCGCAAGCGCTTGCGCGGTCTGCGGCCGGATGCCGGTGTACCCGCTGGCGAGAGTGCGGAGGCGCAGCAGCATCAGCGCGCGCACGACCTCGGTCTCCACGACCGGGCCCGCGCCCGCCGCGTGCGACCGGATCAGCGACCGCTGAAGCGCGGTGCGGCTCTCAAGCGGAATGTGCCTGGTCGCGAGCGCCCCGAAGCCCGTCGAAACGCCGTACGTCGGCGTCTCGGCGTGCGCGAGGTTGTCGATGTGCTGCCGCGTCGCGGCGAGGTTCTTCTCGGCCGCTTCGCTGACCGCGACGGGCGAGTGGTCACGGGCGACCGCGACGACCTGTTCGGGCCGAAGCGGTTCGGAGCCCAGAAGTACGGTTTCCGGCATAGCCCCATTGGACAACGCCATGCCCGCTGGTGGGAGGCGCCAACCGGTGGTTGTGTCTGGTATCCAAGACACGCACGGTGGGAGCAAGGGACCTTTGCTACCGCGGCAGCGGAAGGTGTGTGGAAATAGAGACGTTGAGTGTCCCTATTTCCACACACCCCGTACTCCGCGTAGCGATGCGTACCGACCNCGATCTCTTGTCTCAACATTGAGGCAAGCGGCAGCAAAGGTCCCTTGCTCCCCGCCGAAGCGGAACAGGAGGTCGACATGGGTGAGAGCAGCGAGGTCCCGGCTCTGCGACGCGGCCTCGGCATCCTTCGCGCCCTCGCCGCGCGGCCGGGTCCGGTGTCGGCGGCCGCGATCGCGCGCGAACTCGGCCTTCCGCGTTCGACGACGTATCACCTGCTCGCCGAGCTGGAGGCCGCCGGTTTCGTGACGCACTTGCCCGCCGAGCGCCGGTACGGACTCGGCATCGCCGCGTTCGAGCTCGGCTCGGCCTACCTGCGGCACGACCCGCTGGAGCGGCTCGCGCTCCCGCTGCTGCGCAAACTCGCCGACCGCGTCGGCCACACCGCGCATCTGGGCGTGCTTCACGGCAACGAGTCGCTCTACCTGGTCAAAGAGCGTCCCGCCCGCCCGGAAACCCTGGTGACCGAAGTCGGCGTCCGGCTGCCTGGCCAGCTCACGGCTTCGGGCAGGGCGATGCTGCGGCATCTGCCGTCGCCGCACGTCCGCGCGCTCTTCCCGAACGCGGCGGCGTTCGTCCTGCGCACCGGCCGCGGCCCGCGCACCCTCGCCGAACTGCGCCGGACGCTGAACGCGGAGGGCAGGCTCGGCTGGGCGGTCGAAGACGGACACGTCACCGAAGGATTCGCCTCGGTGGCCTGCCCGGTCTTCGACCACGGCGGCCGGCCGATGGCCGCGATCAGCGTGACCCTCCGCCACCTCTGCCCGGGAGCCGAGGGGTGCGAGGAGACTTGGCCGGACCTCGCCGAAGAGGTCCGTCTGACCGCGGCCGAACTGACCACCCGGATCGGGGGTCAGATGCGCTGAGCGTGCTTCTTCTGGACTCCCTCGAGCCCGAGCATCGCCAGCAGTTCAGCACAGTCGAGGGCATCCGAAGCGTGCCCTGCGACGGTTCGTGCGGCTCTGCCGTTCTGCAGCGTGAGGCGGACTTCTTCCTCCGCTCGCACACCGGCCATCCGGCTCTGGTCTTCAGCGGGGTCGGGACGACTGGAATGCCTAGCCCAGGTCATCTGCCACCTTCTTCCGGCCCTCCGGCGACACGGGGTCGTTTCGAAAGAGGGCCATGGTCGGACACTCAGCATGACATCCCACTCCACGACAGTTCCCGGCGCGGGTGAATTGAGACGAAAAAGATCTAGATTTCGCTACTCTGCGTGATTCAGGAAAGACTCGAGCCGGGTATTGAACGGCGCACCCGCGTCCGGCACCAAATGCCCCATCCCTCGCACGATCTCGCGGCGCGCACCGGTCCCGTCCGCGATCGCGTCGGCGATGATCTCGTACTCCGGCCGGTGGTCGCCGGTGATCACGAGCATCGGGAAATCCGCGGAGGCCAGCGCGTCGAGCGGCAGCTCCGCGTCTCCCGGCGGCCGCATCCCGACCAGCGCGCGGGCGCCACGCCGCAGGGTCTGCGGCACCGGATCGGGAATCGGCAACGGCACACCGGCTAGCGGGAAGAACGCCTTGAATACTTCGCGAGGATCGTCGAGCGGCCCTTCGAGAAATCTCCGCAGTTCGGCGTCCCACGCGTCGACGACCTCGTCACCTCGGACGATTCCGGCCGCGGGCGGTTCGACCACGGTGAGCGTCCGGACCATCTCCGGCCGCCGCACGGCGGCGAGCATGGCGACGATCGCGCCGTAGGACAGCCCGACCAGATGCGCGGGCTCGTCGAGCACCTGCTCCGCGATCAACTCGGCGTCGACTTCGAAATCCTGTACGCCGTCCGGCGATTTGCCGTGCCCGGGACGGTCCGGCGCGAGCAACGTCCACCGCTCGGTCAACGGGCGCTGAGCCCGCCACGCCTCCCGGCCGCCGAGCAGCACGCCGTGCACGAGAACGACACGCGGACCGGATCCCCAACGATGCACATGAAGCCGCATTTCCCGAGCCTATGGGGTTCTCAGGAGTAGAGCCCGCCCCATCGGGCACACTCCGCGAGGATCACTTGGTGTCGGCGGACGCAACCCGCACTGCCGAGCCGACCGACACGCAAAGAAGCGGCCCCACCCCTCAGGGGCAGGGCCGCTTCGGCGAAACGGTGGAGGTGCCGGGAATTGAACCCGGGTCCTCTGGCGCATCACCAGGGCTTCTCCGTGCGCAGTCCGCTATGTCTCTACTTGGCCCCTTCAGTCACGCGAACAAGCTGAAGTGACGGGCCCAGCCACTGTTTGTTTCCCGACCACACCCCGTAGCCGGGTGTAGCGGTAAGCCTCCTAGCTGATGCCGGTGACCGGGTCGGAGGCGACCCCGGACCGACAGAGTTGCTCTACTGCTTAGGCAGCAAGAGCGAACTCGCGCTGGCTCTTAGGCTCGGCGCTTATTGGTTTGCGATGACGCTTACGGTGGTCTCTCGCCTGCACCGGCACGCTTCTCCTGATTCAACGTCCAAAGTCGAAACCGTTCACCCCCTTGGTGGGACACAACCTGCACATCATAACTCGATCGGCAACCGGGTTATTCCCGCAGGTGGGGCTAGCCCCACCTGGGAGATGCCCGTGAGCACCATGTCGGCGAGCGCGCGCGAGCGCGATGCTGGTCTCCTCGATCCAGAGAGGAGCACGACCATGAGTTCGCTGGCGGCCGAGCGGGAGCTGAGCAGGTCCGATCCGTCGTTCGGCGGCTCGCTGGTCTACCTGCTGATGAACCTGCCGATGGGCGTTCTGGCCTTCGCGCTCCTGATGTCCTTCATCTCGGCGGGCATCGGCACGGCGGTCGTCTGGATCGGGCTGCCGATCCTCGCGCTGGTGATCCTGTCGGTCCGCGGCGCGGCCCGTATGGAACGCGCCAGGGTGTACGCGCTGCTCGACCACTACATCGACCTGCCGTATCTCCCGCTGCCCGTCGCCGGTCAGTCCGTGCGCTGGAAGGCCCGGCTGAAGGACGGCTCGACCTGGCGCGACCTCGCCTACTTCTTCTTGCTCTTCCCGCTCGGCATCATCGAGTTCGTCCTGGTCACCGTGTTCTGGTCGACCAGCCTCGGCCTCGCAGGCCTGCCGATCTACTACCGCTTCCTGCCCGGAGGCGAGTACCGCTTTCCGACCTGGGAGAACGCGTGGTTCACCGTCGATTCGACGGTCTCGGCGCTGCCTTGGGCGGCGCTCGGAGTGCTCTGCATCGCTCTCTCGGTAGCGTTGACGAAGGCGCTGGCCGGTATGCATGCCCGGCTGGCGACGGCGTTGCTCGGGCCGACCCACGCCCAGCATCGCCGTCTGGAGGATTCATGGGGCGAGGTTCACGGATGACGATCGACCAGCAGGTATCGCAGGTGGGGATTCCGCGACCGCGGCCCTTGAGATCGATCGTCTACATGATCGTCAGCTTCGTGTTCCGGCTCCTCCAGTTCGTTCTCATCGTCGTCGGCCTGGCGGTCGGCATCGCGACGGCGGTGGTGTGGATCGGTTTCCCGATTCTCATGGCCACGACCAACTTCATCCGCTGGTCCGCCGACCGCGAGCGAGGCTGGGCGCGCACGATGCTCGAGACTCCGCTGGAGCCGGTCGAACGCCTGCCGGTCGAGGGGCTTTCGCTGGTCAAGCGCTGGCTGACCCGTCTGACCGACGCGACGACGTGGCGCGACCTCGCCTACCTGATGGCGGCCTTCCCGTTGGCGTGCCTGGAGCTTCCGATCGCGATCGCGTCGATCGTCCTGCTGCCGATGGCGATCTGGGTGACCCCGTGGGTCGCGTGGCTCCACGGAAACCTGGCGTTCTCGCTGCTCGGCCCGAACCGCACCCAGCGGTTGGAGGAGAAGGCCGAGCGGTTGCAGGCGTCGCGGGCTCGCGGGGTCGACGCCGCCGAGGCCGAGCGTCGCCGCATCGAGCGAGACCTGCACGACGGCGCCCAGCAGCGCCTGGTCGCCGTCGCGATGAGCCTCGGCCGCGCGAAGTCGAAGTTCGACCAGGATCCGGACGCGGTACGCGAACTGATCGACGAGGCGCACCTCGACGCCAAGCTCGCGGTGTCGGAACTGCGCGATCTCGCCCGTGGGATCTACCCGGCCGTGCTCGGCGACCGCGGTCTCGACGCCGCCTTGTCCGCGCAGGCCGCGAAATCGCCGATCCACGTCGACGTCGAAGTGGACGTGGAACCGCGGCCGCCCGCCGCCGTCGAGACGACGGCCTACTTCATCGTCGGCGAGACGCTGACGAATATCGCGAAGCACTCGGGAGCGACCGAAGCGGGTGTGAAGGTGTGGCGCACCGAGTCGATGGTCATCGTCGAGATCACCGACAACGGGCACGGTGGCGCCGAAGTCCGGCCGGGTGGCGGCCTCGCCGGGCTCGCCGACCGGGCGGCCACGATCGACGGCGTGATCACCGTCGTCAGCCCGCCCGGTGGTCCGACGGTGATTCGCGCGGACCTGCCGTGCCAATGGTGACCCGCTCGTGAGTGAATAGGCTCTGCCATTCACTCACGACGCTGGGGGCAGCATGCGGGTTGTCATCGCCGAAGACGCGGTTCTGTTGCGCGCGGGGGTGATCCGCCTCCTCGCCGACGAGAACATCGAGACCGTCGCGGCCGTGGACAACGGTGACGACCTGCTGGGCGCGGTCAAGGAACACCGGCCGGACCTCGCGATCGTCGACGTGCGGATGCCGCCCACCTTCACCGACGAAGGCCTGCGTGCGGCGCTGGGCGCCCGCGAGGTCATTCCGGGCCTGCCCGTTCTCGTGCTCTCCCAGTACGTCGAGGAGAGCTACGCGGTCGAGCTCCTGTCCGGCGGCGCGGGCGGAGTCGGTTACCTGCTCAAGGAACGTGTCGCCGACGTCGGGGACTTCCTCGACGCGGTCAAGCGTGTCGCCGGCGGTGGCACGGCCATCGACCCGGACGTCATCGCGCAGCTGATGGCCCGTGGCCGCAAGAACCCGCTCGACTCGCTCACCGCCCGCGAGTCCGAGGTGCTGGGCCTGATGGCGCAGGGCCTGTCGAACACCGCGATCGCGAACTCCCTCGTCGTTTCGCACGGCGCGGTCGAGAAGCACATCGGCAACATTTTCGCGAAGCTCGGCCTCGAAGCGAGTTCGGTGGAACACCGCCGGGTCCGCGCGGTGCTCACTTACTTAGGACGCTGAAGTAGCTCTTGGTGGCGACGCCGTCACTCACCTAACATGGGCAGACTGTAGGTGGGTGACGCGCCGAACCGAGGAGGACCCATGACCGACAGGCCCTCCCACAGCGCCCGTTTCTTCGGCGGTCCTCTCGACGGTCGCGTCCAGGAACTCGGTGACACCGAGCCGGTCGCGGGCACCGTCCTCAAACACGTCCATCTGCACGACGGGCCGAAGATCGAGACCCGCTACGAACTCGGCCTCGCCGAGGACGACTGCTGGGAATTCCGGCTGTGCTCCGCTCCGCTCCCGGAGCCCGAGACCGACGGCGTGGGGTAGGGAAAACTCCACCTCCCGAGGGCGAAAACAAGAAGAGCGATACGGCGGCCCGCACCGCTGTTTTCGCGGCCCCGAAGCACCAGGCTCTTTTCCATGCACACGAGCCAGAAGCAGGGCCGGGACAGGTTCCTGGACATCGTCCGAGCGGTCGCGATCCTCGCGGTCGTCGTCCAGCACTGGGGTATGCCGGTGCTCTCGTACGCCGACGGCCACCTCTCCACCGGGAACGCCCTCGCGACGCCCGGTTGGTGGGTCATCACCTGGCTCAGCCAGGTCATGCCGCTCGTCTTCTTCGCCGGCGGCGCGGCGAACCTGATCTCGTTGAACCGCGCGGAAAGTTCCCGTTCCTGGCTCGCGGCCCGCCTCAAGCGCCTGATGATCCCGGTGCTGCCACTGGTGGCCGTCTGGCTGTTCGTCCCGGACATCCTGCGCGGGATGGGCATTCCGGAGCAGCCGCTGCAGGTCGGCGGAGCGATCGCCGCGCAGCTGCTGTGGTTCCTGGCCGTGTACGTGCTCACCGTGCTGCTCACCCCGCTGCTGGCCGCCGCGCACCGGCGCTGGGGCCTCAAGGTCCCGCTCGTGATGCTCGCCGCCGCCGTCCTCGTCGACGTCGCCCGCTTCAACGACCTCGGCCTGATCGGTTTCGCGAACGCGATCTTCGTCTGGATGGCCGTGCACCAGCTCGGTTTCCACTACACGCGAGGCCGTCTCGGTTCGCTGAGCCGCAACGCCGCGCTGCGCATGGCGGGCGCCGGCTTCGGCATCACCGCGCTGATGGTCGCCTTCGGCCCGTACCCCGCCAGCATGATCGGCATGCCGGGCGCCCCGGTGTCGAACATGAGCCCGCCGACCGTGCTGCTGGCCTTCCTCGCGATCGGCCAGATCGGGCTCCTGCTGGCCTTCAAACCGCAGCTGAACGCCATGGCCACCCGGCCGGGTCTCGACGCCGCGCTGAAGTGGATCGGCCCGCGGTTCATGAGCGTCTACCTGTGGCACATGCCGGCGCTGATCGTCGTCTCCGGTGTCGCGGTCTACGGCCTTGGCTACGAAACCCCCGAACCGGGTTCCGTGCTGTGGCTGACGATGCTCCCGGCCTGGCTCGGCGCCTGCGGGCTGGTGCTCTTCGGTCTGCTACGGATGTTCGCTCGCTTCGAAACTCAGGGTTCCGGCCCCGCGTCGACCGCCCACACACCTCAGCTGGTGGTGGCCGGGCTGGCGATCGCGGGCGGCCTGCTCGGGCTGGCCGCGCACGGTTTCGCCCCGCTGTGCGACGGCCTCGCCCAGGGTCCGGCGCCGTGGGTGGCGCTGGCGACAGGCGGATTCCTCCTGGCGGGCAAGCAGATCCAGGTTTCGGAGCTGGGGACGCGGTTGCTCGGCCGCGCCGTCTCGGTCACCGAGGTGGCCCAGCTCAAACGCTGAGCAGTTTCGCGGGGGTGTCGTGCAGCACCGCCCGCAGGAACGGCTCACCCAGGCGATCGTCGGCGGCCCAGCCGGCGATCGCCTGCAGCTGTGTGGCGTACGAGTACGGGATGTTGGGGAAGTCGGTGCCGAGTACGACGCGGTCGGGGAATTCGGCCAGCAGGTCCGTCCAGTCCGGCGGGAGCGGGTTGCCGCGCGAGGTGAACTCCACCCCGACCATCGTGGTGTCGAGGTACACGCGCGGATATCTCCTGGCCAGCTCGAACGCGAAGTCGATCTCCGGCATGCCGGCGTGCGCGAGCACCAGTGTCAGACCGGGATGCCGGACCAGGATCTCCTCGAACAGCCGTAGCCCGGTGTAGGCGCCCTTCAACGGACCGTGTCCACAGTGGACGACCACCGGGACACCCGCGTCCGCCAGCGCGCCCCAGACGCCGTCCAGCAGCTCGTCACGCGGATCGTAGGCACCGACCTGGACGTGTGCCTTGAAACAGCGGGCGCCCGCGCGCAACGCACCGTCCACAACGGACAGCGCGGACGGCTCCGGGTAGAAAGTGCCGGTCGGCACCGCCTCGGGGACGCGTTCCGCGAACTCCAGCGCCCACGACGTCAGCCATTCGGCCATTCCCGGCTTGT is a genomic window containing:
- the hutH gene encoding histidine ammonia-lyase, whose amino-acid sequence is MPETVLLGSEPLRPEQVVAVARDHSPVAVSEAAEKNLAATRQHIDNLAHAETPTYGVSTGFGALATRHIPLESRTALQRSLIRSHAAGAGPVVETEVVRALMLLRLRTLASGYTGIRPQTAQALAALLNAGITPLVHEYGSLGCSGDLAPLAAVALALMGEGEVEYNGEVVQAGVALKHAGIEPVVLAEKEGLALTNGTDGMLGMLLLAAADLRKLLDTADITAAMSVEALLGTDRAFAADLQALRPHPGQALSAQRMWTALQDSKIVESHRGPDCNRVQDAYSLRCAPQVHGGARDSLTHAELVAERELHSAVDNPVVLSDGRVESNGNFHGAPVAYVLDFLAIPLADVASISERRTDRMLDKARSHGLPPFLAFDPGVDSGHMIAQYTQAAVVSELKRLAVPASVDSIPSSAMQEDHVSMGWSAARKLRKAVEGLNTVLAIELLTAARALDMRAPLVPSPVTGRVRDLVRTKVEGPGPDRHLAPEIAAAEELVASGAVLAAAQLEV
- a CDS encoding IclR family transcriptional regulator, with product MGESSEVPALRRGLGILRALAARPGPVSAAAIARELGLPRSTTYHLLAELEAAGFVTHLPAERRYGLGIAAFELGSAYLRHDPLERLALPLLRKLADRVGHTAHLGVLHGNESLYLVKERPARPETLVTEVGVRLPGQLTASGRAMLRHLPSPHVRALFPNAAAFVLRTGRGPRTLAELRRTLNAEGRLGWAVEDGHVTEGFASVACPVFDHGGRPMAAISVTLRHLCPGAEGCEETWPDLAEEVRLTAAELTTRIGGQMR
- a CDS encoding alpha/beta hydrolase, which produces MRLHVHRWGSGPRVVLVHGVLLGGREAWRAQRPLTERWTLLAPDRPGHGKSPDGVQDFEVDAELIAEQVLDEPAHLVGLSYGAIVAMLAAVRRPEMVRTLTVVEPPAAGIVRGDEVVDAWDAELRRFLEGPLDDPREVFKAFFPLAGVPLPIPDPVPQTLRRGARALVGMRPPGDAELPLDALASADFPMLVITGDHRPEYEIIADAIADGTGARREIVRGMGHLVPDAGAPFNTRLESFLNHAE
- a CDS encoding sensor domain-containing protein encodes the protein MSSLAAERELSRSDPSFGGSLVYLLMNLPMGVLAFALLMSFISAGIGTAVVWIGLPILALVILSVRGAARMERARVYALLDHYIDLPYLPLPVAGQSVRWKARLKDGSTWRDLAYFFLLFPLGIIEFVLVTVFWSTSLGLAGLPIYYRFLPGGEYRFPTWENAWFTVDSTVSALPWAALGVLCIALSVALTKALAGMHARLATALLGPTHAQHRRLEDSWGEVHG
- a CDS encoding sensor histidine kinase, whose protein sequence is MTIDQQVSQVGIPRPRPLRSIVYMIVSFVFRLLQFVLIVVGLAVGIATAVVWIGFPILMATTNFIRWSADRERGWARTMLETPLEPVERLPVEGLSLVKRWLTRLTDATTWRDLAYLMAAFPLACLELPIAIASIVLLPMAIWVTPWVAWLHGNLAFSLLGPNRTQRLEEKAERLQASRARGVDAAEAERRRIERDLHDGAQQRLVAVAMSLGRAKSKFDQDPDAVRELIDEAHLDAKLAVSELRDLARGIYPAVLGDRGLDAALSAQAAKSPIHVDVEVDVEPRPPAAVETTAYFIVGETLTNIAKHSGATEAGVKVWRTESMVIVEITDNGHGGAEVRPGGGLAGLADRAATIDGVITVVSPPGGPTVIRADLPCQW
- a CDS encoding response regulator transcription factor, translated to MRVVIAEDAVLLRAGVIRLLADENIETVAAVDNGDDLLGAVKEHRPDLAIVDVRMPPTFTDEGLRAALGAREVIPGLPVLVLSQYVEESYAVELLSGGAGGVGYLLKERVADVGDFLDAVKRVAGGGTAIDPDVIAQLMARGRKNPLDSLTARESEVLGLMAQGLSNTAIANSLVVSHGAVEKHIGNIFAKLGLEASSVEHRRVRAVLTYLGR
- a CDS encoding acyltransferase codes for the protein MHTSQKQGRDRFLDIVRAVAILAVVVQHWGMPVLSYADGHLSTGNALATPGWWVITWLSQVMPLVFFAGGAANLISLNRAESSRSWLAARLKRLMIPVLPLVAVWLFVPDILRGMGIPEQPLQVGGAIAAQLLWFLAVYVLTVLLTPLLAAAHRRWGLKVPLVMLAAAVLVDVARFNDLGLIGFANAIFVWMAVHQLGFHYTRGRLGSLSRNAALRMAGAGFGITALMVAFGPYPASMIGMPGAPVSNMSPPTVLLAFLAIGQIGLLLAFKPQLNAMATRPGLDAALKWIGPRFMSVYLWHMPALIVVSGVAVYGLGYETPEPGSVLWLTMLPAWLGACGLVLFGLLRMFARFETQGSGPASTAHTPQLVVAGLAIAGGLLGLAAHGFAPLCDGLAQGPAPWVALATGGFLLAGKQIQVSELGTRLLGRAVSVTEVAQLKR
- a CDS encoding amidohydrolase family protein; this encodes MIHGPASDAEIPGWISALGIDGLVDLHLHFLPKQVMDKVWAYFDQAEAHYGLAWPVHYRTAEDERIETLRSFGVRRFAPLVYPHKPGMAEWLTSWALEFAERVPEAVPTGTFYPEPSALSVVDGALRAGARCFKAHVQVGAYDPRDELLDGVWGALADAGVPVVVHCGHGPLKGAYTGLRLFEEILVRHPGLTLVLAHAGMPEIDFAFELARRYPRVYLDTTMVGVEFTSRGNPLPPDWTDLLAEFPDRVVLGTDFPNIPYSYATQLQAIAGWAADDRLGEPFLRAVLHDTPAKLLSV